A portion of the Hymenobacter gelipurpurascens genome contains these proteins:
- the secY gene encoding preprotein translocase subunit SecY — translation MNKFITTIKNIFAIEDLRMRIFNTLFFIAIYRLGSYVVLPGVDPNRLTNNAGGVLGILDTLLGGAFSHASVFALGIMPYISASIVLQLLTIAVPYFQKLQKEGESGRKKINQYTRLLTIPIVALQSVGFIATINAEAITNPGLFFTISTAMIVTAGTLFCMWLGEKITDKGIGNGISMIIMIGIVSRLPGALIGEATARTMRGSLIFLIELAVLFLVVMAVIILTQAVRQIPVQYAKQVGGAAQLSSQRQYIPMKVNAAGVMPIIFAQSLMFVPAIAASAWNKDSETAGLIGTWFQPNHWVYNVVFGLLIIIFTYFYTAISVNPNQIADDLKRSGGFIPGVKPGRDTSEYIDEVLTRITLPGAVALAAIAILPSLATVAGVTRPFAQFYGGTSLIIMVGVVLDTMNQVKSYLLMRHYDGMMKSGKVRGRSQNIALAS, via the coding sequence ATGAACAAGTTCATCACTACGATTAAGAACATTTTTGCGATTGAAGATCTGCGTATGCGGATCTTCAATACGCTTTTCTTCATTGCCATATATCGGCTGGGTTCTTACGTGGTGCTGCCCGGGGTAGATCCGAATCGGTTGACAAATAACGCAGGCGGTGTGCTCGGTATCTTAGATACTTTGCTAGGCGGCGCGTTCAGTCACGCTTCGGTTTTTGCTCTAGGCATCATGCCTTATATCTCAGCTTCTATCGTGCTGCAGCTGCTCACGATAGCAGTGCCTTACTTCCAAAAGCTACAGAAGGAGGGAGAATCGGGACGTAAGAAGATAAACCAATACACGCGGCTCCTCACTATACCTATCGTTGCCTTACAATCCGTTGGATTTATCGCAACCATTAATGCTGAGGCTATCACTAATCCGGGCCTATTCTTTACAATTTCGACAGCCATGATTGTCACGGCTGGCACATTGTTCTGTATGTGGCTCGGAGAAAAAATCACTGACAAAGGGATTGGTAACGGTATTTCCATGATCATCATGATCGGGATTGTATCGCGACTCCCCGGTGCTTTGATTGGAGAAGCAACAGCTCGTACTATGCGTGGCTCGTTGATTTTCTTGATAGAACTAGCCGTACTGTTCCTGGTCGTAATGGCCGTGATCATTCTTACGCAAGCAGTCCGTCAAATACCAGTACAGTACGCCAAGCAAGTTGGAGGTGCAGCGCAGCTTAGTTCGCAGCGCCAGTACATTCCAATGAAAGTAAATGCGGCTGGCGTTATGCCCATCATCTTTGCTCAATCATTGATGTTTGTGCCTGCTATCGCAGCTTCAGCTTGGAATAAGGACAGTGAGACTGCTGGTCTTATTGGTACTTGGTTTCAGCCGAATCACTGGGTATACAATGTGGTATTTGGTCTGTTAATTATCATCTTCACGTACTTCTATACTGCTATCAGCGTCAACCCCAATCAGATTGCGGATGACCTGAAGCGTAGTGGTGGCTTCATTCCTGGGGTTAAGCCAGGTCGTGACACGTCAGAGTACATTGATGAGGTATTAACGCGTATCACTTTGCCTGGTGCAGTTGCTTTGGCTGCCATAGCTATCTTGCCTTCCCTAGCAACTGTAGCTGGCGTTACTCGTCCTTTCGCTCAGTTCTATGGTGGAACTTCGCTGATCATTATGGTTGGTGTTGTACTAGATACCATGAACCAGGTGAAAAGCTACTTGCTCATGCGTCATTACGATGGCATGATGAAATCAGGTAAAGTACGAGGCCGTTCACAAAACATTGCTCTTGCTTCGTAA
- the map gene encoding type I methionyl aminopeptidase, translating into MIVYKTEEEIELMRASAKVLAQAHGEVAGMIREGVTTRELDKRAEEFIRDHGAHPSFKGYNGFEYSLCISPNAVVVHGFPGDYTLKSGDIISVDAGVLLNGYHSDSAYTYPVGEVAPEVIKLLEETKKSLYLGIEQAVAGNRMGDISFAIQDHVEKQGYGVVRELVGHGIGKKLHERPEVPNYGKRGSGLKLQTGLTLAIEPMVNLGTKSVVQEKDGWTIRTKDQKPSAHFEHTVVVRKDKAEILTSFEYIEKALQ; encoded by the coding sequence ATGATTGTTTACAAGACAGAGGAAGAAATCGAACTCATGAGAGCTAGCGCGAAAGTGCTAGCTCAGGCCCACGGAGAAGTAGCTGGCATGATCCGAGAAGGTGTTACAACGCGAGAGCTTGATAAGCGCGCAGAGGAATTCATTCGGGATCATGGAGCACACCCTTCTTTCAAAGGGTACAATGGGTTTGAGTATAGCCTGTGTATTTCACCTAATGCAGTTGTAGTACATGGCTTTCCTGGAGACTACACTCTGAAAAGCGGTGATATTATATCGGTAGACGCTGGGGTTTTACTCAACGGCTATCATTCCGACAGTGCTTATACCTACCCTGTGGGGGAAGTAGCACCAGAGGTAATTAAGTTGCTTGAAGAAACCAAAAAGTCGCTGTATCTGGGCATTGAACAGGCAGTGGCAGGCAACCGGATGGGCGACATCAGCTTTGCTATTCAGGACCATGTTGAGAAGCAGGGTTATGGAGTAGTGAGGGAACTTGTAGGTCACGGAATTGGTAAGAAGCTGCACGAGCGGCCAGAGGTGCCTAACTACGGTAAACGTGGTTCGGGACTTAAGCTGCAGACAGGGTTGACTCTTGCTATTGAGCCTATGGTGAATCTTGGCACTAAGAGTGTGGTACAGGAAAAGGATGGCTGGACTATCCGGACCAAAGACCAAAAGCCCTCAGCGCATTTTGAGCATACAGTAGTTGTTCGCAAAGACAAGGCGGAAATACTTACCTCCTTCGAATACATAGAAAAAGCCTTACAGTAG